A portion of the Leptidea sinapis chromosome 13, ilLepSina1.1, whole genome shotgun sequence genome contains these proteins:
- the LOC126967483 gene encoding ecdysone oxidase-like — MVVETTLATVQAAQLAFSVITGLSLTAFRMPTDYQAAANSQYGYIVVGGGTAGSVIANRLSEDAGCSVLLIEAGGDPPLETQLASLKYSTVSRYIDGINLPAGKVLGGSSSLHHFYHVRGVSNDYESWANASQDESWNWDGLLPYFIKSETLEDPLINSTEYGQCHGSDGPTKLTRELNDATLRYLQAFEEIGKNIEEDINIGSSYGFSQPMFTISNSIRQSSAESYLSPIKEQSNLHVMKNTEVIKILFDDDNNAIGVEAVTSAGETIKLYANNEVIVSAGTFNTPKLLMLSGIGPKDTLESLDIDVISDLPVGQNLQDHMAVVVAHQMEETDTVAAAADPGKFPVPTFVGYSAVDSTQTYPDYISLNLICKNIPSIVAQLCSVVIPLKKEVCEEIIAAATERELLFSVLTKSRPWSVGTVSINSTSYLAAPVIETGYLTDERDLEENAAYLEDFVQVAKSSVFQGVGATTVSVTLPSCANLTVGSTDYWKCYAQSMMSTTYHYCCTAPMGTVLDSKLLVKGVQKLRVVDASAMPQITSGNINAPILALAEKAADLIKDANTCSSK, encoded by the exons ATGGTTGTCGAGACGACGTTAGCTACCGTACAAGCTGCGCAGTTAGCGTTTAGCGTAATAACGGGATTATCGCTGACTGCATTCAGAATGCCCACTGATTATCAAGCAGCag CTAATTCACAGTACGGATACATCGTAGTCGGAGGTGGAACAGCTGGTAGTGTGATTGCTAACCGATTGTCTGAAGATGCAGGATGTTCAGTACTCTTGATTGAAGCGGGAGGTGATCCACCCTTAGAAACTCAG cTTGCTTCACT GAAATACAGCACAGTATCACGATATATAGACGGTATAAATCTTCCTGCTGGCAAAGTTCTTGGAGGCAGTAGTTCTCTTCACCATTTCTACCATGTTCGAGGTGTTTCTAATGACTATGAGTCTTGGGCTAACGCATCTCAAGATGAGTCGTGGAATTGGGATGGCCTTTTACCTTATTTCATTAAGAGTGAAACGCTTGAAGATCCTTTAATCAATAGTACGGAATACGGCCAATGTCATGGTTCCGATGGCCCCACAAAATTAACAAGGGAATTGAATGATGCGACCTTAAGATATTTACAAGCTTTTGAGGAAATCGGCAAAAACATCGAGGAAGATATCAACATCGGTTCCTCATACGGCTTTTCTCAGCCCATGTTTACTATTTCTAATAGTATCCGTCAGAGCAGCGCTGAGAGCTATCTTTCTCCCATAAAAGAACAATCAAACTTGCATGTTATGAAAAATACGGAAGTCATCAAAATCCTTTTCGATGATGACAACAATGCGATTGGTGTCGAAGCTGTAACATCTGCAGGCGAAACAATTAAACTTTATGCAAATAACGAAGTAATTGTATCAGCAGGTACTTTTAACACACCAAAACTACTGATGCTTTCTGGTATTGGGCCTAAAGATACCCTCGAGAGCTTAGATATCGACGTTATATCTGATTTGCCTGTTGGTCAGAACTTGCAGGATCATATGGCAGTCGTTGTAGCTCACCAGATGGAGGAAACTGATACAGTAGCAGCAGCCGCAGATCCTGGAAAATTCCCAGTTCCCACTTTTGTTGGATACTCTGCAGTAGATAGTACCCAAACGTACCCAGACTATATCAGTCTCAATTTGATTTGCAAAAATATACCTTCTATTGTAGCACAGCTCTGTTCCGTAGTTATTCCTTTAAAGAAAGAGGTTTGTGAAGAGATCATAGCAGCTGCAACCGAAAGAGAACTTCTATTTTCAGTTCTCACTAAGTCACGACCGTGGTCCGTTGGTACTGTATCTATTAATAGTACGAGTTATCTTGCTGCTCCAGTCATTGAGACCGGCTATTTAACTGATGAACGTGATTTGGAAGAAAATGCTGCGTACCTGGAGGACTTCGTGCAAGTGGCGAAATCCAGTGTTTTCCAGGGAGTTGGAGCGACCACAGTAAGTGTAACACTGCCAAGCTGTGCCAACCTCACTGTGGGTAGCACGGATTATTGGAAATGTTACGCTCAGTCCATGATGAGTACGACATATCATTATTGTTGCACGGCGCCTATGGGTACTGTGCTAGATTCAAAGTTATTGGTGAAGGGAGTTCAAAAATTAAGAGTTGTTGACGCCAGTGCCATGCCTCAAATTACGAGTGGAAATATTAACGCGCCCATTTTAGCTCTGGCTGAAAAAGCTGCTGATTTGATAAAAGATGCTAATACATGCAGCAGTAAATAG